Proteins from one Cicer arietinum cultivar CDC Frontier isolate Library 1 chromosome 3, Cicar.CDCFrontier_v2.0, whole genome shotgun sequence genomic window:
- the LOC101512928 gene encoding probable sugar phosphate/phosphate translocator At3g17430 isoform X2: MAVIATLMNRQHLLTYIYLLVYISLSSGVILYNKWVLSTLYFNFPFPITLTMIHMAFSGGVAFVLIRVLKVVSPIKMTFHIYTTCVVPISAFFAASLWFGNTAYLYISVAFIQMLKALMPVATFLVAVTCGTEKLRCDVFWNMVLVSVGVVISSYGEIHFNVLGTIYQVSGIAAEAFRLVLTQVLLQNKGLTLNPITSLYYIAPCSFVFLFIPWYILEKPEMEAPHMQFNFWIFFSNALCALALNFSTFLVIGRTGAVTIRVAGVLKDWLLISLSTVLFPESKITGLNVIGYAIALSGVVCYNYLKIRDVRISQLQIIPDESTKMEKKEEDNVNRNEDTLWNDSVSDSHSHFDEEAPLMYSSRISHLGRKPA; this comes from the exons ATGGCAGTCATTGCGACGTTAATGAATAGGCAGCATCTTCTGACATACATATACCTTCTGGTTTACATTTCACTTTCCTCGGGTGTTATTTTGTATAACAAG TGGGTGCTCTCAACGCTGTATTTTAATTTTCCATTTCCAATAACACTCACTATGATTCACATGGCTTTTTCTGGTGGGGTTGCCTTCGTCCTGATCCGTGTTCTGAAG GTTGTATCGCCTATCAAAATGACATTTCATAT ATATACAACTTGTGTGGTCCCTATAAGCGCCTTCTTTGCAGCAAGTCTGTG GTTTGGGAACACTGCTTATTTGTACATTTCTGTGGCTTTCATCCAGATGCTTAAAGCCCTGA TGCCAGTGGCAACATTTCTCGTGGCTGTTACTTGTGGAACTGAGAAGTTAAGGTGTGATGTATTCTGGAACATGGTGTTGGTCAGTGTTGGAGTTGTCATTTCCTCCTATGGGGAAATTCATTTTAATGTGCTTGGCACAATTTATCAAGTCTCAGGAATAGCTGCTGAAGCATTCAGGCTGGTCTTAACTCAAGTTCTTCTTCAAAATAAGGGCTTGACACTAAATCCTATTACCAGCTTGTATTACATAGCACCATGCAG CTTTGTATTCCTTTTTATTCCATGGTATATCCTTGAGAAGCCTGAGATGGAAGCTCCTCATATGCAGTTTAACTTCtggatatttttttcaaatgcgCTTTGTGCTTTGGCATTGAACTTCTCGACATTCTTAGTGATTGGTAGAACTGGGGCCGTAACTATTCGAGTGGCTGGAGTTTTGAAAGACTGGCTACTTATCTCTCTTTCAACTGTCTTATTTCCCGAATCTAAGATTACAGGACTTAATGTTATTGGCTATGCTATTG CTTTAAGTGGTGTTGTTTGTTACAACTACTTGAAGATCAGGGATGTGCGCATATCTCAACTTCAAATTATCCCAGATGAATCAACAAAG ATGGAGAAAAAGGAAGAAGATAATGTGAACAGAAATGAGGATACTCTATGGAATGATTCAGTTTCTGATTCTCATTCTCATTTTGACGAAGAAGCACCTTTAATGTATTCTTCACGGATATCTCATCTTGGAAGAAAGCCAGCTTAG
- the LOC101512393 gene encoding pto-interacting protein 1-like isoform X2, with protein MSCLCCCEDKAENEAPGKSIANCFNCCGGKDVAETEMAVVNNPVNDAPGTSRQGAQTVIIRPIQAPQIPVGELEDITGNFGPSSLIAEGHHGMIHFGVLSTGESAAIKKLYPTNQTREEFLAQVSMVSNVKHPNFLQLLGYFVDERSRILAYEFAPNGSLHDILHGKKGVRGAQPGPVLTWEQRIKIAFEAAKGLEHLHKKADPNIIHRNITSCNILIFDDYEAKIADIDLSNQDPSTVARLNSSTLLGDKIGYFAPEYTMSGIMNTRCDVYSFGVVLLELLTGKRAVDSTLPRGQQNLVSWASPNLGHDRVVLVVDERLENDYRPNGVAKLAAIAALCVQFDATIRPSMTIIMNSLERLLRRSRRPAAQTP; from the exons ATGAGTTGTCTCTGCTGTTGTGAAGATAAGGCTGAAAATGAAGCACCAG GGAAAAGCATCGCGAATTGTTTCAATTGTTGTGGAGGTAAAGATGTTGCGGAGACTGAAATGGCTGTGGTGAATAATCCAG TAAATGATGCTCCTGGAACCTCGAGGCAGGGTGCTCAAACTGTCATTATTCGGCCCATTCAAGCTCCTCAAATACCGGTGGGCGAACTCGAAGATATAACAGGTAACTTTGGTCCAAGTTCTCTGATCGCAGAGGGACATCATGGAATGATACATTTTGGTGTTCTTAGCACTGGGGAGTCCGCAGCAATCAAGAAATTATATCCTACTAATCAGACTCGGGAGGAATTTTTGGCCCAG GTTTCAATGGTTTCAAATGTGAAGCATCCCAATTTTCTTCAGCTGCTTGGTTATTTTGTTGATGAAAGGTCCCGAATTCTTGCTTATGAGTTTGCACCTAATGGATCTCTTCATGACATTTTACATG GCAAAAAAGGTGTTAGAGGAGCACAGCCTGGTCCTGTTCTGACATGggaacaaagaattaaaattgCTTTCGAGGCTGCAAAAGGGCTTGAGCACTTGCATAAGAAGGCCGATCCCAATATTATCCACCGGAACATTACGTCATGCAATATACTAATCTTTGATGACTACGAGGCTAAAATTGCAGATATTGATTTGTCAAATCAGGATCCTAGCACGGTAGCACGTCTTAATTCCAGCACGCTCCTTGGAGACAAAATTGGTTATTTTGCGCCAGA ATATACAATGTCTGGAATAATGAATACCAGGTGCGACGTATACAGCTTTGGTGTTGTCCTTTTGGAACTTTTGACTGGAAAGAGGGCTGTTGATTCCACACTACCACGTGGCCAGCAGAACCTGGTTTCTTGG GCTTCACCAAACCTAGGTCATGACAGAGTCGTACTTGTGGTAGATGAAAGATTAGAAAATGATTACCGGCCCAATGGTGTTGCTAAG TTGGCCGCTATTGCTGCACTATGTGTACAATTCGATGCTACTATCAGACCAAGCATGACCATTATAATGAACAGTCTCGAGCGTTTGTTGAGGAGAAGTCGTAGACCTGCTGCTCAAACACCATAG
- the LOC101512393 gene encoding pto-interacting protein 1-like isoform X1, producing MSCLCCCEDKAENEAPAGKSIANCFNCCGGKDVAETEMAVVNNPVNDAPGTSRQGAQTVIIRPIQAPQIPVGELEDITGNFGPSSLIAEGHHGMIHFGVLSTGESAAIKKLYPTNQTREEFLAQVSMVSNVKHPNFLQLLGYFVDERSRILAYEFAPNGSLHDILHGKKGVRGAQPGPVLTWEQRIKIAFEAAKGLEHLHKKADPNIIHRNITSCNILIFDDYEAKIADIDLSNQDPSTVARLNSSTLLGDKIGYFAPEYTMSGIMNTRCDVYSFGVVLLELLTGKRAVDSTLPRGQQNLVSWASPNLGHDRVVLVVDERLENDYRPNGVAKLAAIAALCVQFDATIRPSMTIIMNSLERLLRRSRRPAAQTP from the exons ATGAGTTGTCTCTGCTGTTGTGAAGATAAGGCTGAAAATGAAGCACCAG CAGGGAAAAGCATCGCGAATTGTTTCAATTGTTGTGGAGGTAAAGATGTTGCGGAGACTGAAATGGCTGTGGTGAATAATCCAG TAAATGATGCTCCTGGAACCTCGAGGCAGGGTGCTCAAACTGTCATTATTCGGCCCATTCAAGCTCCTCAAATACCGGTGGGCGAACTCGAAGATATAACAGGTAACTTTGGTCCAAGTTCTCTGATCGCAGAGGGACATCATGGAATGATACATTTTGGTGTTCTTAGCACTGGGGAGTCCGCAGCAATCAAGAAATTATATCCTACTAATCAGACTCGGGAGGAATTTTTGGCCCAG GTTTCAATGGTTTCAAATGTGAAGCATCCCAATTTTCTTCAGCTGCTTGGTTATTTTGTTGATGAAAGGTCCCGAATTCTTGCTTATGAGTTTGCACCTAATGGATCTCTTCATGACATTTTACATG GCAAAAAAGGTGTTAGAGGAGCACAGCCTGGTCCTGTTCTGACATGggaacaaagaattaaaattgCTTTCGAGGCTGCAAAAGGGCTTGAGCACTTGCATAAGAAGGCCGATCCCAATATTATCCACCGGAACATTACGTCATGCAATATACTAATCTTTGATGACTACGAGGCTAAAATTGCAGATATTGATTTGTCAAATCAGGATCCTAGCACGGTAGCACGTCTTAATTCCAGCACGCTCCTTGGAGACAAAATTGGTTATTTTGCGCCAGA ATATACAATGTCTGGAATAATGAATACCAGGTGCGACGTATACAGCTTTGGTGTTGTCCTTTTGGAACTTTTGACTGGAAAGAGGGCTGTTGATTCCACACTACCACGTGGCCAGCAGAACCTGGTTTCTTGG GCTTCACCAAACCTAGGTCATGACAGAGTCGTACTTGTGGTAGATGAAAGATTAGAAAATGATTACCGGCCCAATGGTGTTGCTAAG TTGGCCGCTATTGCTGCACTATGTGTACAATTCGATGCTACTATCAGACCAAGCATGACCATTATAATGAACAGTCTCGAGCGTTTGTTGAGGAGAAGTCGTAGACCTGCTGCTCAAACACCATAG
- the LOC101512928 gene encoding probable sugar phosphate/phosphate translocator At3g17430 isoform X1, producing MAVIATLMNRQHLLTYIYLLVYISLSSGVILYNKWVLSTLYFNFPFPITLTMIHMAFSGGVAFVLIRVLKVVSPIKMTFHIYTTCVVPISAFFAASLWFGNTAYLYISVAFIQMLKALMPVATFLVAVTCGTEKLRCDVFWNMVLVSVGVVISSYGEIHFNVLGTIYQVSGIAAEAFRLVLTQVLLQNKGLTLNPITSLYYIAPCSFVFLFIPWYILEKPEMEAPHMQFNFWIFFSNALCALALNFSTFLVIGRTGAVTIRVAGVLKDWLLISLSTVLFPESKITGLNVIGYAIALSGVVCYNYLKIRDVRISQLQIIPDESTKELQMEKKEEDNVNRNEDTLWNDSVSDSHSHFDEEAPLMYSSRISHLGRKPA from the exons ATGGCAGTCATTGCGACGTTAATGAATAGGCAGCATCTTCTGACATACATATACCTTCTGGTTTACATTTCACTTTCCTCGGGTGTTATTTTGTATAACAAG TGGGTGCTCTCAACGCTGTATTTTAATTTTCCATTTCCAATAACACTCACTATGATTCACATGGCTTTTTCTGGTGGGGTTGCCTTCGTCCTGATCCGTGTTCTGAAG GTTGTATCGCCTATCAAAATGACATTTCATAT ATATACAACTTGTGTGGTCCCTATAAGCGCCTTCTTTGCAGCAAGTCTGTG GTTTGGGAACACTGCTTATTTGTACATTTCTGTGGCTTTCATCCAGATGCTTAAAGCCCTGA TGCCAGTGGCAACATTTCTCGTGGCTGTTACTTGTGGAACTGAGAAGTTAAGGTGTGATGTATTCTGGAACATGGTGTTGGTCAGTGTTGGAGTTGTCATTTCCTCCTATGGGGAAATTCATTTTAATGTGCTTGGCACAATTTATCAAGTCTCAGGAATAGCTGCTGAAGCATTCAGGCTGGTCTTAACTCAAGTTCTTCTTCAAAATAAGGGCTTGACACTAAATCCTATTACCAGCTTGTATTACATAGCACCATGCAG CTTTGTATTCCTTTTTATTCCATGGTATATCCTTGAGAAGCCTGAGATGGAAGCTCCTCATATGCAGTTTAACTTCtggatatttttttcaaatgcgCTTTGTGCTTTGGCATTGAACTTCTCGACATTCTTAGTGATTGGTAGAACTGGGGCCGTAACTATTCGAGTGGCTGGAGTTTTGAAAGACTGGCTACTTATCTCTCTTTCAACTGTCTTATTTCCCGAATCTAAGATTACAGGACTTAATGTTATTGGCTATGCTATTG CTTTAAGTGGTGTTGTTTGTTACAACTACTTGAAGATCAGGGATGTGCGCATATCTCAACTTCAAATTATCCCAGATGAATCAACAAAG GAGCTGCAGATGGAGAAAAAGGAAGAAGATAATGTGAACAGAAATGAGGATACTCTATGGAATGATTCAGTTTCTGATTCTCATTCTCATTTTGACGAAGAAGCACCTTTAATGTATTCTTCACGGATATCTCATCTTGGAAGAAAGCCAGCTTAG